The stretch of DNA GATTTTTCAGACAACTTTTATTTTCCTTGAATTAGAggaggaaatgtttttaaatttgtttcatattacatgtatttttttatgttcacTGCAGCAGTATAAATGCCAATAATACAAACATTGCATTTCTGCTgctataatattattatattttctcttGCAGGTGTCAGAGTGTCAAACGGCAGAGAAGatgggaagaaagaaaatacagattTCTCGTATTCTGGACCAGAGAAATAGACAGGTGGGTGgacatattttatctttattagaGCCAAAATAGTAACACTGTATACCATCAGTGTTATTTGTAAAATGTCATATTAACTCCTTTTGTGACTAGAGCTGAAATAATATAttgtaaaaaacagaaaatcaattcaatatttcttttcacacacattcataaatcacacacatgtGAAGTCATTAATGAAGTAAAAATGCCAATATAAATGTCAAATGAGTATCTTTATGTTTTGTGGTGTTTGtcagataaaacaagacatttgaagatgtcccTTTGGGctcattttttttcactgttttctgacatttcatagactTCCACAAGTAGTAGTGACATAGCTCTGACTTGCATGTCGGTAGAAACAGCACACAAAGATCAGAGCCTGATAtgcaaaataaatgaagagtGGTGTCATTTTACATATAGTGTTGTGCACTTGCAGCTAAGAGTCCAGCAGTATTatgatacaataaaaacaactcaAAATGTTTGTCTCAGTTGGATTTAAATGAAGTCTTGAGTGTTTGGAGCCAAATCGGTGTATAATCACATTTAGTGAACGTCAGACTTActgtacatataaaataaaatctcttAGTCAGCTTTTTATTGTTGGAACAacacaaatgaaacaatgaactCCTTTTGTGAATGTAAGAAAATTATGGAAGACCTAAAAGTGGAAGGGAGATTTGTTTTTCACCACTAAACGgctgaaaattaaataaaataaacatgagtTTTCATACATTTGATAGAAGATAAATCTGATAACACAGATTGAATATATTTTccagtatacacagtatgaTTTTGTGTACTTAGAggctaaatatattttattcagttattaCAGACTGAGAAATGATCACATCACAGTCAAAGCTTATTTAGATcttaataaaatatgttaattgtTGATGGATGTAAACACTGTATGTTCTTATTACCATGGCAGCGTGAATATTGTCATTAAGTGTGaacagtgtgaaaaaaaaaacatgaaatacgTAGAAGGAACTTGATTGTACTGCTGATTTTCATTTTGGTTGTTTACATTATCTGATTTGAAGGCCTGAGGACAGAAAAGCTTTTTGGGatataaaaattaaattttACTGTGAACACTGTGAGTGAGTATATTCAGGTGATCGGTTTGGATTTGTGTGTTCtgctttttcattaaaatataaataaaataattattattttccttaAGCCGTATTGCTTTTAAACAGCTATATCATTaatctgcttttttcttttgtaaattCTGCTACAACACAATTTATTTCTATCTCACAGTCCTGCAGCACAATAGGAGGAAATATTTATGCAacttttttacatatttgactTTGGATTGATCTGAATATTTAAGGTGTATATAATCTTTTAAGTTTTAAATCATCCGTAACTAGTTGAGGTTAAAGGTAAAATTAGCATCTGTGTCTTTTTCATGTCGTAGGTGACTTTCACCAAGCGCAAGTTTGGTCTGATGAAGAAAGCGTACGAGCTGAGCgtgctgtgtgactgtgagaTCGCCCTCATCATCTTCAACAGCACCAACCGTCTGTTCCAGTACGCCAGCACAGACATGGACAAAGTGTTGCTAAAATACACAGAGTACAGCGAGCCGCACGAGAGTCGCACCAACACGGACATACTGGAGGTAATGTCCAAGCCACtattaatgaaaaatgaaagtaaagcaTGATTTAGTGTCAGAGTTAATGGCTATGGaatgatgtgtttaaaagcaAACCTGTCATATGTCATTCTTGCTTTTCTGACTAGTACTGTTCTTGTTCTGGGTCATTTTTCATGTGCACTTTCTGTTCGGCATCAGACTCTGCGGAGGAAAGGCCTCGGTCTCGACGGCTCAGAGCTTGACAGTGAAGAAAGCATGCAGGTGGCCCCAGACAAATATCCTCTCAGTGAGGGAATGGATCTCTCTGTGGCTCGCCAGCGCCTTTATgtcagtccacacacacacaaacacacacacacacacgcacacatacaaacacaagcaTGAGCACATACACGCTGAGCTGACTCGGGCTGATACAGTGATACAGTGAAGGAAGTAGAGTCATTAGTGGATGTCTCTGAAAGATATGAAGTTTCAGCATTAATTCTTCGAATTCTCATAATTGCTGTTTTccaaataataacaatgattcAAATGTCcaaagttacatttattttctcttgctgacatttttaaattcttataatgtatatattttacactttaggCTCCATCCCTGCTTTCACCGGAGGCCCCGTTCCTGGTGTCTGCAGGCTGTGAGAACGGCTTTGCCAACTCCTCCGCATCCAGCATGGCTTCCCACAGACCCCCAGGCTTTAAAACTCTGAGCTCCAGACCCGGCTCTGCCAGCCCTTCTGGACCACACACTCACAGCGCCTTCATGTCTCCACACTCAGGTGAGCAGAAGGAGACTGTTAACACTGTTATAAATACCAAGTAACTATTTGTGCAAATGCGTGTTGCCAATTTGAGATTCATAATACTGACAAACACACTGCGTACAAGACCAACAGCTGACAGATAgatcacacatactgtataaaatacTTACTTTACATGTGTATTGCTACAAACTGTATTCCATAATTGTAACGAAAAATTCACACAATTTATAAAAAAGAGGAGTTAAGTTTAATACTGAAGCAAATCATCCAATTTCAATGTACACTCATTTACTGTGCTACTGTTTGCCTTCTCTGTGTGGAGAAAAGTCAAGTTTAAAGAAGAGTTTCATTACATTAAACATACACTATTTGGAGAATAAGGCTCTTAGTATTAGAAAATGATTACTGGCATGAAATTAAAACTCTCCACTGAATGGAGAACAATGTTTCAGTTGCATTCACTGGCACTGAAGATGTAAGCAATTCATAACTGTCCATTTACAAATTGGCAATGTGTTACAGAATATTACCATTAGTTCCCTTATGTTTGAAATATTGAGCAGTGATCATTCTCTCTGCTTAAAAATAGAAGCAAATCATTTAGCGTGAAAATCCATGAAATGCTTTTCTAGGGTCTCGCTAAACGCTCGCTGTAAAATTTATATGTATACTGTCAGGCCTCTGTGCAGCTGGCTGTGAACtcacaggaagtgtgtgtgtatgcgcgtgtgcatgtttgtgtatgcgTGCACTAATCCACACATGCAGTCGGTCTGTTGTGTGAAACTGGCCCTCCTCCAGTTTAACAGCGGCTGTAACCAGTTCTGTGGTTTCTGTACAGAATTTATCGCACCTGCCACTCATTTCAGCTTCTTTTACAGTCTTCAACTATTTGGACGCGCTATGATGTCATTAGATGCTGATCACTGACTGACATGAAATGGCTCATGAtagtgtttttacattcattaataTAGTTTAActactgtttaaataaagaaatagatTACAGTATATATGATCAGTTCAAACTGGATTATCTCGGCTCATCAGCACACTGGTAACAAATTAACGTGAAATCTTAGATTCCATAAAGGCCACATTCTAATGCAAAGGTCACCCTAAAAGAAGAAGTTCTGTTTTTATCACAGATGGAGGCAGaaacagaaggaggagaagaatgtATTACAGAGAATAAACAATTGCTCTGCAAGCGAAACATGCTCACATCTCTtttcacttcctgctcctctctttcactggATACTGTAGGCATCGGCTACTCTGTGTTCTCCCACGGCAACCTGAATCGAGCTCTTGACATTAAAAGCCCGCCTCCTCTGAACCTGGGCAGTGAGAACCTCCGTGGAGAGGCTGCTAACCAGGGCATGGGTACCACACGTGCTAACCACAACTCTGCTGTGAGTAGCTGTTACTATCCAGTGTGATCTACTCTGATGGGTGTTAGTAAATctaacatgtactgtatgtggcacCTCCTAAATGTGTTGCTCTAGCAAAAGTCAATGAACTCACCAATCGAAGCAAAACAAGCTTTGTGACACTGTCACGCCACTCACAGAAATGATAGAAAAAATGTTCTGTGCATGTGATATCTCTGTATCACTAAAAACctgactgtttttctttctctgttcattAGAGAGGTCTCTTGTACCAGGGTCTGCACAGTGGCAGCTCCATGGTAGCTATGGGCAAGGCAGGGCTGCTGGGCCACACTTTGGGTGGCTACGGCCTCCCCTCCCCTGGGGCATCTGGTACGTCTGCTGTGCAACATCAATTTTGTTCAAAGTTTTCTATTTCATACCTCAGCTCACATCCATGTCTTTTCTCTCCAGATTACAGCCAACCTGGTTTTTATCACTCTGTTAGTCTACAACGAGGAGCAATGAATCCCTGGCAACCAGTGCAGCCACCTCAGGAGCCACATGGGCCTCATATAAGCCCAGGGTAGGGACATTAATGCGTAACATGATACCATTGTGTCGGAAAAAGGCGGTTGTTTTTTCTGAGAGCTTTTTACTGTTGCTGTGCATCGATTCGTGCAGTCAGATCATAATTAGGCACGGCCGTCATAGAGcacccatatatatatatagatctCCAAATGATTTCAATCAGTATGTGTAATCACCATACAGTATTTGcatctttagaaaaaaaatcaagaactGGAACACAAAACAATATGATAAACAGTCAGGCAACACCTCCCTCAAAAAACAAATGAGCAGATCCCCCCAAAATAGtccaaataaaacaagaaagacAATTCATGAAATaggaaaacatgaaagaaacacaagaaaagaaattaaataataaaaaataattaactaaATTAAGAAGTTTTGGCGATCATTTGTCAATATGCAAAAATCATCTCTCGTTAATAAGATATTATTTATGTTATCCCCCCTCTCTGagcactttaaaatacattgaCAGAGCAGTTCAAAGtcaagatgaaatgaaaaatgcataaCATCCATCCATTAATTAATAAGATTTAATATAACATATTTGAACATTCAAATCGACTTTCTTTCAACATTATGTCCTGCCTGTCTATCCTTGAGAATATGTCACAGTACGGAAGTTAGATACACTCAGAATGCCATTTCATCTAGGCTTTTAATGTGGAAAGATTGTATTTAGCTACGTTAAAGTGGACTGCCACTACATTTTAGAGATAATTTCCTccataaaatatgaattcacacattcatatatattcatggatggatggatggatggattgtactgtatgtaggcaTTACATCTATTTATGTTGTAACAGCAGCATTAAACTGTCATTAAATTGCACCTGATGAACTTAATGCATAATTGCTGAATTGATTATGTTTGTTCAAACTCAGATTTCTTTTGTCTTGTTGTTTCTAGGATGTCCAGTGGAGGGTGCTCCTTCCCCTCTCAGTCTTGCTCCTCATCATCTccacatccttcctccctcaaccTGCACATCAAATCAGAGCGTAGCTCTCCTGAGCACATGTCCTCgcccacctcccctcctctaCACCACCTCAGGCAGCATTCTCCAATGAGCAACCCCGATTCGGCTCGCCATACCCCTCCTGAATCCCATCCAACCAATGAGACGAAGGAGTTTGCCAAAGCTGGATACCCacaagatgaggaggaaggagggcaggCGCTCAGGCAGTTAGAGATAAGTGACGGGTGGCATAGATAGCTGGCTACTGCAGTCTACCACCATCTCCCATTCAATCAGCTATCTTCTATCAAAACCAGcgctctcttacacacacaaacacacacgcgcacacacacctagacacacacacacacacatacacaaatcaTAGCAAGAAGATAGCGAGATGGGGTCCATTTGTCCCCATCATCCCAGAGAGGAAAgcctctctttgtctcctcaCACAGAGCTGGTCTCTTCTGGGTGATGGAGAGTCTTCTGTGCATCACTTGATTGATCCCATGACGATGAGATAGATGCGTACagactttttttgctttttgtttgattaggtttagtgttttcttttctgtgtggaGCAAATGTGAAtcaaaatacaaactgaaatgtGTTAATTTTGTTCTGTGACTTTTCTGAAATTTTAGCAACAGCAGCATAGCGGGACCAACTGAATTTCTCCAAAAGTGCAAAACACATCTACGTATATGTTTGGCTTTCCAAAGCAGTCCTCGGTGAAGTGAAAAGACATAACAATAAAGTGTGTCCACTGCTTAAATGTTACAGTAAAGTGAGCGCTCTGGTAGCCGAGTGGTTACTGTGCAT from Scomber japonicus isolate fScoJap1 chromosome 7, fScoJap1.pri, whole genome shotgun sequence encodes:
- the mef2b gene encoding myocyte-specific enhancer factor 2B: MGRKKIQISRILDQRNRQVTFTKRKFGLMKKAYELSVLCDCEIALIIFNSTNRLFQYASTDMDKVLLKYTEYSEPHESRTNTDILETLRRKGLGLDGSELDSEESMQVAPDKYPLSEGMDLSVARQRLYAPSLLSPEAPFLVSAGCENGFANSSASSMASHRPPGFKTLSSRPGSASPSGPHTHSAFMSPHSGIGYSVFSHGNLNRALDIKSPPPLNLGSENLRGEAANQGMGTTRANHNSARGLLYQGLHSGSSMVAMGKAGLLGHTLGGYGLPSPGASDYSQPGFYHSVSLQRGAMNPWQPVQPPQEPHGPHISPGMSSGGCSFPSQSCSSSSPHPSSLNLHIKSERSSPEHMSSPTSPPLHHLRQHSPMSNPDSARHTPPESHPTNETKEFAKAGYPQDEEEGGQALRQLEISDGWHR